In one Funiculus sociatus GB2-C1 genomic region, the following are encoded:
- a CDS encoding AI-2E family transporter yields MRLGQWVGLIALIISLYILWKIQQVVLLAFMAVVLATAINQLVKWLVQQGVNRGIAIALSIISIVTIVTIFLALIVPPFYNQLPQLIEWVPQGLDRLRVWAESLQTRLPGQSLEDARVFSRLTEQLPGFINRLLTNFYSLFANSIQIILSLLLVLVVTIMLLPNPSSYRKAFLLLFPSFYRQRVNKILSKCEVALSGWLIGILFNMTVIALLSGLGLWILQVQLPLANALLAGLLTFIPNLGPTLSVIPPAALALLDAPWKAGAVIVLYILIQQIESNLLTPLVMKHQVSLLPAVTLLSQVAFGIFFGFLGLLLALPLVVVAQVWLKELLVKDILNTWQEDTEDNPDSPMAESEETST; encoded by the coding sequence GTGCGTTTAGGGCAATGGGTCGGATTAATCGCCCTGATCATTTCTCTTTACATTTTGTGGAAAATCCAGCAAGTTGTGTTGCTGGCTTTTATGGCTGTGGTCTTGGCGACAGCCATAAACCAACTTGTGAAATGGCTTGTGCAACAGGGAGTCAACCGAGGCATCGCCATTGCCTTATCAATTATTAGTATAGTCACAATTGTGACTATTTTTCTTGCCTTGATTGTTCCACCTTTTTATAATCAACTTCCACAATTGATTGAATGGGTGCCACAAGGATTAGATCGGCTACGGGTGTGGGCTGAATCGCTGCAAACCCGACTTCCAGGGCAATCTTTAGAAGACGCCCGTGTTTTTAGTCGTTTAACTGAACAATTACCCGGTTTTATTAATCGGTTGCTTACAAATTTTTATAGCTTGTTTGCTAACTCAATTCAAATTATTCTGAGCTTATTGTTGGTCTTAGTTGTGACCATCATGCTTTTGCCGAATCCCAGTTCTTACCGGAAGGCATTTTTGCTGCTATTTCCTAGCTTCTATCGTCAGCGAGTCAATAAGATTCTTTCTAAATGCGAAGTTGCTCTGAGCGGTTGGTTAATTGGCATTCTTTTTAATATGACTGTGATTGCCCTTCTGAGCGGTTTGGGCTTGTGGATTTTGCAGGTGCAACTCCCTCTAGCCAATGCTCTTTTAGCAGGTTTATTAACGTTTATTCCTAATCTTGGCCCTACTTTAAGTGTTATACCACCAGCAGCACTTGCCTTACTTGATGCACCTTGGAAAGCAGGTGCAGTGATTGTTTTGTATATCCTTATTCAGCAAATTGAAAGTAACCTTCTGACACCTTTAGTTATGAAGCATCAGGTGTCTCTTCTACCAGCAGTCACCTTGTTGTCACAGGTAGCTTTCGGCATTTTCTTTGGTTTCTTAGGTCTTTTACTAGCTTTGCCATTGGTGGTTGTGGCTCAAGTTTGGTTAAAGGAGCTTTTGGTTAAAGACATTCTCAATACTTGGCAGGAAGATACAGAAGATAACCCAGATTCACCAATGGCTGAAAGCGAAGAAACTAGCACCTAG